The sequence below is a genomic window from Streptomyces sp. B21-105.
GCGCGGCCTCCTCGGCGAATCTGCAGGCCCGGTTCGCCGCCGCCGACCTCGCCGAGCCGCGGCACCGGGCTCGGGCCATCTCCGACGTCGTGTGGGCGACGACCGTCGGTGCGGTCCTCGGCCCGAACATCGCCGCGCCCGCCGGCCGCAGCGTCGCCGGGCTCGGGATACCCGCGGCGGCGGGCCCCTTCCTGTGGGCGGCCGGCGTCTTCGTCGTCGCGGCGGTGGTCGTGGCGGTCTGGCTGCGCCCGGATCCGCTGCTGACGGCCCGCGCGCTGGCGCCGGAGGACGAGCGGTCCTCCGAGGCCCGTTCCCTGCGGGCGGGTCTGGCGGCCGTCGCCGCCTCGCCGCGCGCACGGCTGGCGCTGGTGACGGTGGCCGTGTCGCACACGGCAATGGTCTCGGTCATGTCGATGACCCCGGTGGACCTCGCCCATCACGGCGCGAGCATCGAGCTGATCGGGCTGGTCATCAGCGGGCACATCGTCGGCATGTACGCGTTCGCGCCGTTGATGGGGCGGCTGGCCGACCGGGTGGGGCGCTTCTCGGTGACGGGCCTCGCGGCGGGGCTGCTGGCCGTGGCCCTGTTCCTGGCGGGGACGGCGGGCGACGACCCCCGGCAGACCGCCGCCGGACTGTTCGTCCTGGGCCTCGGCTGGTCGGCCGGGCTGGTCTCCGGTTCGGCGCTGCTCACCGACGCGGTGCCGCAGTCCGCGCGGGCCGCCGCCCAGGGAATCTCCGACCTCGCCATGAACACCTCGGCGGGCGTCGGCGGGGCGATCGCCGGGCTCGTGGTGGCACGGGCGAGCTACGGGTGGCTCAACGTCGCCGCGGCTGCCCTGCTCCTCCCGCTGGCCGCCCTGGCGTTGTTCACCCGGAGCGGGGGCCGCGGCGGCGGTGTGGGCGGTGTGGGCGGCGATCGTCAGTCGTAGTGCCGCGCCTCCACGACGTTGCCGTCCGGGTCGCGGAAGTAGAAGCTGCGCGTGGCGTCACCGCGGGCGCCGAAGGAGCCGTGCGCGACATCCGACACCGGGACGGCCCGCTCCTCCAGGCGGCCGCGGAGGGCGTCGAAGTCTCCCCTCGGCAGGGCGAGGCAGACGTGGTTCGCGGGATGCCCCGCGCTGTCGGCGGCCCCGGGAAGCATCCTCATGCGCTCCGCTGCCGCCGACGGCATCAGGTCGAGCAGCGAGTCCTCGCTGACGCGGACGGAGGGGAAGGGCGCCTCACCGGCGACGAACTCGGCGAGTCTGACGGGCGTCAGCCCGACGGTCCGCTCGTAGAAGTCGGCCGCGGCTGCCGGGTCGCGCACCCACAGGACGACGTGGTCGAGACGTGCCGTGTGCTCCTTCATGCCTTCCAGGCTGGTGTCCTGCCCCACAGGACGCAAGGGTTTGGCCGGG
It includes:
- a CDS encoding MFS transporter; the protein is MTAAERAAAPPVDAVRLPALRRRTTVVLVASQILGGLGVATGIALAAVLARQVSGTEALSGLAPTATVAGTAVLSMPMAALMTARGRRPGLVLAYLIGALGAGVVVVAAHFGNFPLLLCGMAAFGAASSANLQARFAAADLAEPRHRARAISDVVWATTVGAVLGPNIAAPAGRSVAGLGIPAAAGPFLWAAGVFVVAAVVVAVWLRPDPLLTARALAPEDERSSEARSLRAGLAAVAASPRARLALVTVAVSHTAMVSVMSMTPVDLAHHGASIELIGLVISGHIVGMYAFAPLMGRLADRVGRFSVTGLAAGLLAVALFLAGTAGDDPRQTAAGLFVLGLGWSAGLVSGSALLTDAVPQSARAAAQGISDLAMNTSAGVGGAIAGLVVARASYGWLNVAAAALLLPLAALALFTRSGGRGGGVGGVGGDRQS
- a CDS encoding VOC family protein codes for the protein MKEHTARLDHVVLWVRDPAAAADFYERTVGLTPVRLAEFVAGEAPFPSVRVSEDSLLDLMPSAAAERMRMLPGAADSAGHPANHVCLALPRGDFDALRGRLEERAVPVSDVAHGSFGARGDATRSFYFRDPDGNVVEARHYD